One window of the Nicotiana tabacum cultivar K326 chromosome 4, ASM71507v2, whole genome shotgun sequence genome contains the following:
- the LOC142179912 gene encoding uncharacterized protein LOC142179912: MVERFFEVNKISFSRDDFPPEGAAHNKALHLTVKCEGYYVKRVMLYGGSGVDICPLSTLQRMEIGTERIRPNNVYVWAFDGIKRDTIGEINLILTIGPVDFEVTFQILDMDTSYNFLLGRPWIHVARVVPSTLHQMVKFEYEN, encoded by the coding sequence ATGGTTGAACGATTCTTTGAGGTCAACAAGATTTCTTTCAGCCGCGACGATTTTCCCCCAGAGGGAGCcgcccacaacaaagcccttcacCTGACCGTCAAATGCGAAGGCTACTATGTGAAGAGAGTCATGCTATATGGTGGCTCTGGAGTCGATATCTGCCCTCTTTCAACACTCCAGAGAATGGAGATTGGAACGGAAAGAATTCGACCTAACAACGTCTATGTATGGGCttttgatggcatcaagagagataccatagGGGAAATCAATCTAATTTTGACCATTGGCCCTGTGGATTTCGAAGTAACTTTCCAAATTCTAGACATGGACACCTCATACAATTTTcttttgggaagaccatggattcacgttGCCAGAGTTGTTCCctccactctccaccaaatggtcaaatttgagtACGAGAATTAA